The following coding sequences are from one Ovis canadensis isolate MfBH-ARS-UI-01 breed Bighorn chromosome 7, ARS-UI_OviCan_v2, whole genome shotgun sequence window:
- the LOC138444344 gene encoding angiogenin-2-like — protein MVMVLSPLFLVFMLYLGLIPQTLAQNDRYKEFLRKHYDPKPKGHDDSYCDTMMKRRNMTKPCKDTNTFVHGNSDDIRAVCDDRNGEPYRDGLRRSMSAFQITTCTHRGGSTRPPCRYRAFTASRIIVIHCEHGFPVHLEKTILPPRP, from the coding sequence ATGGTCATGGTCTTGAGCCCCCTGTTTTTGGTTTTCATGCTGTATCTGGGCCTGATCCCACAAACCCTGGCCCAAAATGATCGGTACAAGGAATTTCTAAGGAAGCACTATGATCCTAAACCAAAAGGCCACGATGACAGCTACTGTGATACCATGATGAAGAGACGAAACATGACTAAACCCTGCAAAGACACCAACACCTTTGTTCATGGCAACAGTGATGACATTAGGGCTGTCTGTGATGATAGAAATGGAGAACCTTACAGAGACGGTCTTAGAAGAAGCATGTCTGCCTTCCAGATCACCACCTGCACACATAGAGGAGGGTCCACCCGGCCTCCATGCCGGTATAGAGCCTTCACAGCAAGCAGAATCATTGTTATTCACTGTGAACATGGCTTTCCCGTCCACCTTGAGAAGACCATTCTCCCTCCAAGACCATAG